Below is a genomic region from Botrytis cinerea B05.10 chromosome 2, complete sequence.
ATTAAATTCAAGTTTTATCTCCCCAGTATTCATATTGTAATTTCACTCGTCATTGGTAAAAGATGGCAGAGAGCACTCTTCAAGTTTGTCTTCCCTTCCCCGCCTTTCCTATTTATCCATTAACAAATTTTTCACAGGACAGACTGCGCGAGCATGCAGAGGCATTCGATGGATTGCTATCCTTGATTCCAGCAAAATACTACTATGCTGAGGACACCAGTGTATGTTGAAAATTCAGTTTGGTTTCAATTGCGAGTGCCACAATGCTGATTGCCGTTCCAACACAGGATCaatggaaaaagaagaagcaaaccaagcaacaagctgctgctgcaaGACGCGCAAAGCTTGATCCAGATTCTGCAAAGACCGCAAAGGATGTCATGGATGAAAgagcaaagaagagaaaattggaagagTCTGAGGATGTCGAGGAGGGTTCCGAAGTAGAGggtattgaaaaagaattacCCAAACAAGGATTGAAAAAGGCTGTCGAGAAGCCAGTAAAGAAATTAAAGACCGATGCCGAATCCACAAAAGAGACATCCAAGTCTGCGACGCCAAAAGACTCTACACCCAAGAAAGGTTTGACACCAGAAGAAGAGGCAgcaaaattggaaaagagaAACCAGAAAGAGGAACAGAAGAAGGCAAAGGCAGCCAAGAAGTCAGCCAAACAAAAGGCAAAGAGGGAGGAAGCTGCCAAACAAGTCGTCGAATTACCAACCGAAGACACTCCTGCTAGTGAGTCGACTACAAAAAATGATGTGGCTGAAGAAGTGACCAAGGACACTGCCACTAACAAGACCCCTACCAAAAAGACAATCGAGCATGAAATTGCGGCCGATGAGGAACCAGAGCATGACCAAGAAATTGGTCATTTCGAAGCTGAAGGTCTAGAGGAGCCTGAATCTACCAAATCATCGCCGCCCTCATCTACTTTCTCCGCAACAAACGAGGACAACACCAGTGGAGGtacatccacatcctctACTATCCCTCCTACCGCCCCTCCTAAGCACATCACCATTCCAGCCGACTCCGAAGCTCTCCGTTCTAGATTAGCAGCTCGCATCGAAGCCCTAAGAGCTCAACGTAAAGCGAACAATCCTGACGGTACCCCTGTTCGCAATCGCCAAGAATTAATGGACCAACGTCGCAGAAAGGAAGAGCAACGTAAAGCCCACAAAAAAGAACTCCGACTCCAAGCCAAGATTGACGAGGAGGCTAGACGAGAAGCCGCTTTGGTGTCAGCACGAAGTAGTCCAGCAGGAAGTTTACTCAGCCCTCTAATTCGCTCACCCGAAAACAATTTTGCTTTCGGTAGAGTCGCTTTCGCTGATGGACAAGGTCTCAATGAAGATTTAACCGCACTCAAAGCCATACCAAAAAAGAAGGGTCCACAAGACGCGAATAGTGCACTTGCCGCCGCAGCCAAGAAACAATCTCGATTAGAAGCAATGGATCCCGAAAAACGTCaagaaatcgaagagaaagaaCGTTGGTTGATTGCGAAAAAGCGCGTAAATGGTGAGAAAGTTCGAGACGATACTTCGTTACTGAAGAAAACTCTCAAGAGAAAGGAGGCtacgaggaagaagagcGAAAAGGATTGGGGCGATAGGATGGATGGTGTCAAGAAGGCAAGTCATatgaaacaaaagaagagagaggagaatcTCAAGGCTAGGAGAGATGGGAAgggtggaaagggaaagaagggtGGAAAGGGTGGAAAGCCAGCTGGTGgcgcgaagaagaagagtagGCCGGGTTTTGAGGGTAGTTTTGGAGgcggaggaaagaaaaaataaaggCTGTTGTAACATGATGTTCTGTTAGGGATTTGATGTTCTGTTGGGGGTTTGATTAGGTGTTTGGGAGTGAGGACAGGAAAACTATAATAGAGGATGTGGTGGTTGGTAGGTAGGATAGGAAACGGAAGTGACAGTGTCACGTCTATGGAGTAGACTGACTCGGAGAAGAATCATTCTCACCCAGCAAAATGCATGGATGATGACATTGAACTTACTACATTGGTCATGAGAGAAACATTCTACCATACCATCTACAATAAACATTTGTGTGCAAGACAATTGATGGTGTGAACAACTGAATCCCTATTGAAATATCTCGAAATGAGAATATACAAATCACAACTTGgaatctcatcccatcctctcCTATTCAATGCAACTCAAAACCAACCACAAACACAACCTAAAAAAGAGCAAAGAAACCTCCTTAGTTTCTAGATAAGACTCATAATAGAGTATTCCTTATAAACACAAATAAAGCAGATTCTCCTAAACCAAACAGGCGTATTCATAAAGTATCCTGAAGTATCCTGAAGTATTTTTGAATCTAATCTCAAAAacctttttatatataaaaagaaaactttcatatatatatatacttctATCTGTTTTATCTAGTCATTTACtcattaattataatataaaatcttgtatattctttaataagtTATACTACTAACTTTACAGTTTCTGTTGTTAtaattatgtatatataggatttgaatatatctttgaatatatatttatacaGTATTTTATTGcttatgtatttatatacatactaATATACCTActtatatacctacctacctacctacctacctacctagatacTCAACTATCACCGAATCACCGAATCACCAATAACTAGTAATTTaattctcatctcatttcttcttttctatcCCTCATCTCTTTGATCTCTCAAGTCTCTCAAGTCTCTCAAGTCTGCCGAGCTATCGAGTCTCTTTTGTCTCTAAACTCTATTTGCCTCCTAATACCAAATACCAAATACCAAATATGAACTACTCACTCCTTCTTAACTAGCCAATCACagacaaacaaataaacaaacagacgctcccctcccccctcatCCTTCTATCATTTGTACATTTCCCAACCATCTATTTTTCTATCAATCAGACGAActaatcaaacaatcaagaaGGAAACcagaaaggaggaaaggaaagaaagaggaaataCACAGAAAACGACGAGTAGATACAAGAGACAAGATATTCAGAACTAGAACTACAACTAGAGCCACCATATCatgtattattatatcacACCAAACACCCTCACgttcatattcatcttcatccaaaaTAAAACATCTAATTATCTGTTTAAATTTTGCTATTACAACAAGATTCCAAAGGTACATAAGGTAAGGTAAAGTAAGGTAAGATgtgatttttcttcttctgttaCAAGAAAATCCCCCTCCGTTCGCAAATCCGACGATCATGCATGTTCAAGTCCCTCAAGCCCCTCG
It encodes:
- the Bcrrp14 gene encoding Bcrrp14; amino-acid sequence: MAESTLQDRLREHAEAFDGLLSLIPAKYYYAEDTSDQWKKKKQTKQQAAAARRAKLDPDSAKTAKDVMDERAKKRKLEESEDVEEGSEVEGIEKELPKQGLKKAVEKPVKKLKTDAESTKETSKSATPKDSTPKKGLTPEEEAAKLEKRNQKEEQKKAKAAKKSAKQKAKREEAAKQVVELPTEDTPASESTTKNDVAEEVTKDTATNKTPTKKTIEHEIAADEEPEHDQEIGHFEAEGLEEPESTKSSPPSSTFSATNEDNTSGGTSTSSTIPPTAPPKHITIPADSEALRSRLAARIEALRAQRKANNPDGTPVRNRQELMDQRRRKEEQRKAHKKELRLQAKIDEEARREAALVSARSSPAGSLLSPLIRSPENNFAFGRVAFADGQGLNEDLTALKAIPKKKGPQDANSALAAAAKKQSRLEAMDPEKRQEIEEKERWLIAKKRVNGEKVRDDTSLLKKTLKRKEATRKKSEKDWGDRMDGVKKASHMKQKKREENLKARRDGKGGKGKKGGKGGKPAGGAKKKSRPGFEGSFGGGGKKK